One Gloeobacter morelensis MG652769 DNA window includes the following coding sequences:
- a CDS encoding lipoate--protein ligase family protein: MNFRLLPLERKEGDALMAADEAMLEALRQGVSPPSLRFYTWAHPTLSLGFHQHVFPEHWRALPKVRRPTGGRAVWHEGDLTYAVAVRGLSGSTGQIYTRLCAFLVEGLANLGIEVGFGRGGREYVRRPGCFSSATSADLLWRGRKLVGSAQVRRGDTVLQHGAILLAPNQERLARLFPEQAPEAVVGLAEIRPELSADQVIASLTAAWATAWEAAIVPGEWSEWERQWLAQGRARWRCG; encoded by the coding sequence CGACGAAGCGATGCTCGAAGCACTGCGCCAGGGGGTAAGCCCGCCCAGCCTGCGGTTTTATACCTGGGCGCATCCCACCCTGTCACTCGGATTTCACCAGCACGTTTTTCCGGAACACTGGCGGGCGCTCCCGAAGGTGCGCCGCCCGACCGGCGGCCGGGCGGTCTGGCACGAGGGCGATCTCACCTACGCCGTCGCCGTGCGCGGCCTGAGCGGCTCGACCGGTCAAATCTATACCCGGCTATGTGCCTTTTTGGTGGAGGGACTGGCGAATCTAGGTATCGAAGTCGGTTTCGGCCGGGGAGGGCGCGAGTACGTCCGTCGGCCCGGCTGCTTCAGCAGTGCCACCTCGGCGGACCTGCTCTGGCGGGGACGCAAGCTGGTGGGTAGCGCCCAGGTGCGCCGGGGCGACACCGTACTGCAGCACGGCGCGATTTTGCTGGCACCCAATCAGGAACGGCTTGCGCGGCTTTTTCCCGAACAGGCTCCCGAGGCGGTGGTGGGCCTTGCCGAGATCCGCCCGGAGCTGAGCGCAGACCAAGTCATAGCCTCACTGACGGCGGCCTGGGCCACCGCCTGGGAAGCGGCGATCGTGCCGGGAGAGTGGAGCGAATGGGAGCGCCAGTGGCTGGCCCAGGGCCGGGCTCGTTGGCGCTGCGGTTAG
- a CDS encoding Tic20 family protein, whose amino-acid sequence MAASLGYGITLLSQLGLGAVIQILAPINFLNSGFIGLAVFIALFALVVNNTNISHFIRFNVFQALLVGIILSLFSLVLPLLVNMFAFLPGIDVIQQTLGNTIFLGIFAFGIYGIVQSLLGRYAEVPTISEVVYSQLR is encoded by the coding sequence ATGGCAGCCTCACTGGGCTATGGCATCACGTTGCTCAGCCAGTTGGGCCTCGGCGCCGTCATCCAGATTCTGGCGCCCATCAATTTTCTGAACTCGGGCTTTATCGGCCTCGCGGTCTTCATTGCCCTGTTTGCCCTGGTGGTCAATAACACCAACATCAGCCACTTCATCCGCTTCAACGTCTTCCAGGCGCTGCTGGTAGGCATCATCCTGTCGCTGTTTTCGCTGGTGCTGCCGCTGTTGGTCAACATGTTCGCCTTCCTGCCCGGCATCGACGTCATCCAGCAGACCCTCGGCAATACGATCTTCTTGGGCATCTTCGCCTTCGGCATCTACGGCATCGTCCAGAGTCTGCTGGGTCGTTACGCGGAAGTGCCCACCATCTCCGAGGTGGTCTACAGCCAGCTGCGCTAG
- the thiL gene encoding thiamine-phosphate kinase: MDIAELGERGLIARLGRFFGHAPHILVPGGDDAAVVVPGSGALVATTDLLFEEVHFSDRTTGPFDVGWRSAAANLSDLAAMGATPFGMLVGLGLTSSTSVEWVEAFYAGFTACSAPVGALLLGGDTCRAKSRTVAVTALGTVEAGRILRRNAARPGDALVVTGHLGASRAGLAVLLEAQRYAHLGAPVREAVVAAHRRPRPRLEVPPLVFALSERAAAMDTSDGLTDAIAQVCAQSGCGAVVDLAALPIDAATAQVAAKQATAWALGGGEDYELLIALEPDAATQLVQRLAAIGIGGAIVGQAVAGDQVVDTEDRPLEAPGFEHFNRP, from the coding sequence GTGGATATTGCCGAACTGGGTGAGCGGGGGCTGATTGCCCGGCTCGGGCGCTTTTTCGGCCATGCCCCGCACATCCTGGTGCCGGGGGGTGACGATGCGGCAGTGGTTGTACCCGGCTCGGGGGCGCTGGTGGCCACCACCGATCTGCTCTTCGAGGAGGTGCACTTTAGCGACCGCACCACCGGCCCCTTCGATGTGGGCTGGCGCTCCGCCGCGGCCAACCTCTCGGATCTGGCTGCTATGGGTGCCACCCCCTTCGGCATGCTCGTCGGATTAGGGCTTACCTCCAGCACCAGCGTCGAGTGGGTGGAAGCGTTTTATGCAGGGTTCACCGCCTGCAGCGCGCCGGTGGGAGCCTTGCTGCTGGGAGGAGACACCTGCCGGGCCAAAAGCCGCACCGTGGCTGTCACTGCCCTAGGTACGGTCGAAGCGGGCCGTATACTCAGGCGCAACGCCGCCCGGCCGGGGGACGCGCTGGTGGTGACGGGACATTTGGGTGCCTCGCGGGCGGGCCTTGCGGTGCTGCTCGAAGCGCAGCGCTACGCCCACCTTGGCGCACCGGTGCGCGAAGCGGTGGTGGCTGCCCACCGGCGACCCAGGCCACGCCTGGAGGTGCCGCCGCTCGTCTTTGCGCTGAGTGAGCGGGCCGCCGCCATGGATACCAGCGACGGCCTCACCGATGCGATTGCCCAGGTGTGTGCCCAAAGCGGCTGCGGCGCGGTGGTGGACCTGGCGGCCCTGCCTATCGACGCGGCGACAGCCCAGGTGGCCGCAAAGCAGGCCACCGCCTGGGCGCTCGGGGGCGGTGAGGATTACGAGCTGTTGATTGCGCTGGAGCCCGATGCCGCGACGCAACTGGTGCAACGGCTTGCAGCGATTGGTATCGGCGGGGCGATCGTCGGGCAGGCGGTGGCGGGAGACCAGGTTGTGGACACCGAAGACCGGCCGCTCGAAGCCCCCGGCTTCGAGCACTTCAATCGACCGTAA
- a CDS encoding 4-hydroxy-3-methylbut-2-enyl diphosphate reductase, with amino-acid sequence MQSKNYFRKGFGLKAEVQDDLKAEYESSLIHEIRANGYTLQRGGVTIRLAEAFGFCWGVDKAVSMAYETHRKFPDRQLWITNEIIHNPLVNQHLRAMGIRFLDEDESGRRVPKDFDRVSEADVVILPAFGASTQEMQILDDKNCVIVDTTCPWVSAVWNRVGKYDRAEFTSIIHGKYQHEETVATASRARRYLVVLNLEEAQQVCDYILHGGDRRAFLAHFGPAACEGFDPDCDLVRVGIANQTTMLKGETERIGKLFERTMMRRYGPANLADHFMSHDTICDATQERQDAMFKLVEEPLDLLVVIGGYNSSNTTHLQEIAVERGLSSFHIDGAARLVSPQFIEHRDLHSKSLVRTKNWLPAGAVTVGVTAGASTPDRVVAEVIARIFELKGVGEPGATAAISSSAL; translated from the coding sequence ATGCAGTCCAAAAATTACTTCCGCAAGGGTTTCGGTCTCAAAGCCGAGGTGCAGGACGATCTCAAGGCGGAGTACGAATCTTCGCTCATCCACGAAATTCGCGCCAACGGCTACACATTGCAGCGCGGCGGGGTGACCATTCGCCTGGCGGAGGCGTTCGGCTTTTGCTGGGGAGTGGACAAGGCGGTGTCGATGGCCTACGAGACGCACCGGAAGTTTCCCGACCGCCAGCTGTGGATCACCAACGAGATCATCCACAACCCGCTGGTCAACCAGCACCTGCGCGCGATGGGCATCCGCTTTCTCGACGAAGACGAAAGCGGTCGGCGCGTGCCCAAGGACTTCGATCGCGTGAGCGAGGCGGATGTGGTGATTTTGCCCGCCTTCGGCGCTTCCACCCAGGAGATGCAGATTCTTGACGATAAAAACTGTGTCATCGTCGATACTACCTGCCCCTGGGTCTCGGCGGTCTGGAACCGGGTGGGCAAGTACGACCGGGCCGAATTCACCTCGATCATCCACGGCAAGTACCAGCACGAGGAGACGGTGGCGACCGCTTCGCGCGCCCGCCGCTATCTGGTGGTGCTCAACTTGGAGGAGGCCCAGCAGGTGTGCGACTACATCCTCCACGGCGGCGATCGCCGGGCGTTTTTGGCCCACTTCGGCCCGGCGGCTTGCGAGGGCTTCGACCCCGACTGCGACCTGGTGCGCGTCGGCATCGCCAATCAGACCACGATGCTCAAGGGCGAGACCGAGCGCATCGGCAAGTTGTTCGAGCGCACGATGATGCGCCGCTACGGCCCTGCGAACCTGGCCGACCACTTCATGAGCCACGACACGATCTGCGACGCCACCCAGGAGCGCCAGGACGCCATGTTCAAGCTCGTCGAGGAGCCGCTGGATCTGCTGGTCGTCATCGGCGGCTACAACTCCTCCAACACCACCCACCTGCAGGAGATTGCCGTCGAGCGGGGTCTGTCTTCCTTTCATATCGACGGGGCTGCCCGTCTGGTCTCGCCGCAATTTATCGAGCACCGCGACTTGCACAGCAAATCGCTGGTGCGCACCAAAAACTGGCTTCCGGCCGGAGCGGTGACCGTCGGGGTGACCGCCGGGGCTTCCACGCCCGACCGGGTGGTGGCCGAGGTGATCGCCCGGATTTTTGAACTGAAGGGCGTGGGCGAGCCGGGCGCCACCGCAGCCATATCCTCCTCGGCGCTCTAG
- the ruvC gene encoding crossover junction endodeoxyribonuclease RuvC, with protein sequence MCGMRIFGLDPGVAIVGYGVLDFFDSAPPVVCDYGIVQTSAKTAFEARLAAIYEDINSLFSAHKPDLVAIEKLFFYKMGNTISVAQARGVVLLCAAQHGVPYVEFSPPQVKLALAGDGRADKRAIQEAVQRELGLIAVPKPDDAADALAIALTGWFHRLPPAAREAVPAYSASVKGAGLRSEGAGLPSAL encoded by the coding sequence ATGTGCGGCATGCGGATTTTCGGTCTCGATCCGGGCGTGGCGATCGTCGGTTACGGAGTGCTCGACTTTTTTGACAGCGCTCCGCCGGTGGTGTGCGACTACGGCATCGTGCAGACTTCGGCAAAAACCGCCTTCGAAGCAAGACTTGCGGCCATCTACGAAGACATCAACAGTTTATTTTCTGCCCACAAGCCCGACCTGGTTGCTATCGAAAAACTCTTCTTCTACAAGATGGGCAACACGATCTCGGTGGCCCAGGCGCGGGGGGTGGTGCTCCTGTGCGCCGCCCAGCACGGGGTGCCCTATGTCGAATTCAGTCCGCCCCAGGTCAAACTCGCCCTCGCCGGCGACGGCCGCGCCGACAAACGCGCCATCCAGGAGGCCGTGCAGCGCGAGTTGGGGCTGATTGCCGTGCCCAAACCCGACGACGCCGCCGACGCCCTGGCCATCGCCCTCACCGGCTGGTTCCACCGCTTGCCCCCCGCCGCCCGCGAAGCCGTTCCCGCCTACAGCGCGTCGGTTAAGGGCGCTGGGCTGCGTAGTGAAGGCGCAGGGCTACCCTCGGCGCTCTAG
- a CDS encoding Fur family transcriptional regulator, whose translation MVNSTQYTSAALKAELNSKGWRMTPQRETILKVFQELPEGNHLNAEELHARLETSSGISLSTVYRTLKLMARMGILRELELAEGHKHYEINQPYPHHHHHLVCVKCYRTIEFKSNPILTIGSKAAIERGFKLLDCQLTIHAVCPECQRSIVPL comes from the coding sequence ATGGTCAACTCTACCCAGTACACATCGGCGGCCCTCAAAGCGGAACTCAATTCGAAGGGCTGGCGGATGACTCCCCAGCGCGAGACGATCTTGAAGGTGTTCCAGGAGCTGCCGGAGGGCAATCACCTCAATGCCGAGGAGCTGCACGCGCGGCTGGAGACATCGAGCGGCATCAGTCTTTCGACGGTTTACCGCACGTTGAAGCTCATGGCGCGCATGGGCATCCTGCGCGAGCTTGAACTGGCCGAAGGCCACAAGCACTACGAAATTAACCAACCCTACCCCCACCACCACCACCATCTGGTCTGCGTCAAGTGCTACCGCACCATCGAATTTAAAAGCAACCCAATTCTCACCATCGGTTCGAAGGCGGCCATCGAGCGCGGCTTCAAGCTGCTCGACTGCCAGCTGACCATCCACGCGGTTTGCCCGGAGTGCCAGCGCTCGATCGTGCCGCTGTAG
- a CDS encoding glycoside hydrolase family 3 protein, whose protein sequence is MISRRLFSLFALGGLWPLLQPTAVLARERRNWVERTLASLSLEAKIGQVMMPMLESPEEGRVLVERFGVGGLIIYRTGARALAEQLNALQAASAVPLLVSADFERGVGAYIDGATDLPIAMALGAAGDTALARAAGEITAREARALGVHVVFAPVLDVNNNPRNPIINVRSFGQSPELVSRLGAAYIAGLESQGAMATAKHFPGHGNVSADTHRELAALPGNLVALEQVELKPFRSVLSGRAPHGVMAAHLWVQAIDPEPVPATCSPRVIEGFLRRELGYGGLVYTDSLGMGAVVEYAKGDYARAQVLALEAGCDVLVIPTGLNAKGEQSPLVGVEIGTKAIRTALREGRLSEARLDRSVRRILEAKAWAGLDRSSQVNLAGLAILGNAAHQQAAERIARRALTLVQDRGPLLPLAPERRLGVVSLTNFEGAGAFGRDSDEFVPALRRLRPFEHVRLSLVPTPAELEAARTLARNCDALVVAAYLKVFVGDNSADLIPVHLKALEDLRAVNPRIVFISFGSPYALTAMRQLPTLICAYDDSKASQVTAAAALFSAEPWRGKLPVSIER, encoded by the coding sequence ATGATTTCCCGCCGGTTGTTTTCTCTGTTCGCCCTGGGCGGGCTGTGGCCGCTGCTTCAGCCTACTGCGGTGCTGGCCCGCGAGCGCCGCAACTGGGTGGAGCGCACCCTGGCGAGCCTGAGCCTCGAAGCGAAAATCGGCCAAGTCATGATGCCGATGCTCGAATCGCCCGAGGAGGGGCGCGTTTTAGTCGAGCGCTTTGGAGTGGGGGGATTGATCATCTACCGCACCGGCGCGCGCGCCCTGGCCGAGCAACTCAATGCCCTGCAGGCGGCCAGTGCCGTGCCGCTGTTGGTGAGCGCCGATTTCGAGCGCGGGGTGGGTGCTTACATCGACGGGGCCACGGACTTGCCTATCGCCATGGCCCTGGGGGCGGCGGGGGATACGGCTCTGGCGCGCGCGGCGGGGGAGATCACCGCCCGCGAGGCGCGCGCCCTCGGGGTGCACGTCGTCTTTGCGCCGGTACTCGATGTCAACAACAACCCGCGCAACCCGATCATCAACGTGCGCTCCTTCGGCCAGTCGCCTGAGTTGGTAAGCCGCCTGGGAGCAGCCTACATCGCCGGGCTGGAGTCCCAGGGGGCGATGGCCACCGCCAAGCACTTTCCCGGCCACGGCAACGTCAGCGCCGACACCCACCGCGAATTGGCCGCCCTCCCAGGCAACCTGGTCGCTCTGGAACAAGTCGAGCTGAAACCCTTTCGCAGTGTGCTGTCCGGCCGCGCTCCCCACGGCGTCATGGCCGCCCATCTCTGGGTACAGGCGATTGATCCCGAGCCGGTGCCTGCCACCTGTTCGCCCCGGGTAATCGAGGGCTTTTTGCGGCGGGAGTTGGGTTATGGCGGCCTGGTCTACACCGATTCGCTGGGGATGGGGGCGGTCGTCGAGTACGCAAAAGGCGACTACGCCCGCGCCCAGGTGCTCGCCCTCGAAGCGGGCTGCGATGTGCTGGTCATCCCGACCGGCCTGAATGCGAAGGGCGAACAGTCACCGCTAGTAGGTGTGGAGATCGGAACGAAAGCGATTCGTACGGCTCTTCGCGAAGGGCGCCTGAGCGAAGCGCGCCTGGACCGCTCGGTGCGGCGCATTCTGGAGGCCAAAGCCTGGGCGGGTCTGGATCGCTCCTCACAAGTCAATCTGGCTGGTCTCGCCATCCTGGGCAATGCTGCCCACCAGCAGGCAGCCGAGCGCATCGCCCGCCGCGCCCTCACCCTGGTGCAAGATCGCGGTCCACTATTGCCGCTTGCCCCCGAACGCCGGTTGGGGGTGGTGAGCCTCACCAACTTTGAAGGGGCAGGAGCCTTCGGCCGCGACAGCGATGAATTTGTTCCTGCCCTCAGGCGTTTGCGCCCCTTTGAGCATGTTCGTTTGTCGCTGGTACCCACCCCCGCCGAACTGGAGGCCGCCCGCACCCTGGCGCGCAACTGCGACGCGCTGGTGGTGGCCGCTTACTTGAAAGTCTTCGTGGGCGACAACAGCGCGGATCTGATCCCCGTACACCTGAAGGCCCTTGAGGACCTCCGGGCCGTCAATCCGCGCATCGTATTTATCTCCTTCGGCAGCCCCTACGCCCTGACGGCCATGCGGCAGCTGCCGACGCTCATTTGCGCCTACGACGATTCCAAAGCGAGCCAAGTGACGGCTGCCGCCGCCCTATTTTCCGCTGAGCCTTGGCGCGGCAAACTGCCTGTCAGCATCGAGCGTTAA
- a CDS encoding helix-turn-helix domain-containing protein, whose product MLPHIGAQNGLRGIARNQRLAEGSKEPAKMKSLAPKRRRGVILTAKGFKKLQDTKHNMEIWSNDGDRYTLEELSGLTGLAPITIAKVLNGDTGVDRQTLFYLFRAFHLNLEDDDFTNQANIKSEDSMQCAQNQERVPEGWMLVGSHPQDYAVYRNGTTDPQGKTGILMQSIVATPAGFGTLVQTISASRYLGMRLRLSANLKTEAATWAGLWMRIDGDMGRVLGFDNMHNRPVRGTTDWARYAVVLDIPPTSMHIAFGVLLGGEGRVWTSNFQVESVSPEVQSTNMNMINVLLEEPVNLDFSLS is encoded by the coding sequence TTGCTGCCCCATATTGGTGCTCAGAACGGGTTACGCGGCATCGCACGCAACCAGAGACTGGCCGAAGGCTCCAAGGAACCGGCGAAAATGAAAAGTTTAGCTCCCAAGCGCAGGCGTGGCGTCATCCTCACAGCCAAGGGCTTCAAGAAACTCCAGGACACCAAACACAACATGGAAATTTGGAGCAACGATGGGGATCGCTATACCCTCGAAGAGCTGAGCGGGCTCACTGGGCTGGCTCCGATCACGATCGCCAAGGTGCTCAATGGCGATACTGGCGTGGACCGGCAAACCCTCTTCTATTTATTCAGGGCCTTCCACCTGAACTTGGAAGACGACGACTTTACTAACCAAGCCAACATCAAAAGCGAGGATTCTATGCAATGTGCTCAAAATCAAGAACGGGTTCCTGAAGGCTGGATGCTTGTCGGCAGTCATCCCCAGGACTATGCCGTCTATAGAAATGGGACGACGGACCCGCAGGGCAAGACTGGTATTTTGATGCAGAGTATCGTCGCCACACCCGCTGGCTTCGGTACTCTTGTGCAGACAATTAGCGCTTCGCGCTACCTGGGTATGCGCCTGCGTCTGTCCGCGAATCTCAAAACCGAGGCTGCAACCTGGGCGGGGTTGTGGATGCGCATCGATGGAGACATGGGCAGGGTGTTAGGCTTTGACAACATGCACAACCGGCCGGTTCGCGGCACGACAGACTGGGCGCGCTACGCGGTTGTACTCGATATCCCACCCACCAGCATGCACATTGCTTTTGGCGTTTTGCTCGGTGGCGAAGGCCGTGTATGGACGAGCAATTTTCAAGTCGAGTCGGTCAGCCCGGAGGTCCAAAGCACCAACATGAATATGATCAATGTCCTGTTGGAAGAGCCCGTCAATCTGGACTTTTCGCTATCTTAA
- a CDS encoding glutathione peroxidase — protein sequence MATVSDITVQTMDGQARSLGEYRGHVLLIVNVASYCGYTPQYAGLERLYRRYKDAGLRLLAFPCNDFGGQEPGSNAEIVQFCSRYDVSFELFDKVGARGYYKHPLYVRLSEAVEPAGDVSWNFEKFLIARSGEVMGRYRSGIGPEDPQLVGDIERELAKS from the coding sequence GTGGCTACCGTCAGCGATATTACTGTCCAGACCATGGATGGACAGGCCCGTTCCCTTGGCGAATACAGAGGACATGTCCTGCTTATTGTCAACGTCGCTTCCTACTGTGGCTATACGCCCCAGTATGCGGGCCTCGAAAGGCTCTACCGCCGCTACAAAGATGCCGGGTTGCGGTTGCTGGCCTTTCCCTGCAACGACTTCGGAGGACAGGAACCGGGTTCCAACGCCGAGATCGTCCAGTTTTGCAGCCGCTACGACGTCAGCTTCGAACTGTTCGACAAGGTGGGTGCGCGCGGCTATTACAAGCACCCCCTGTACGTGCGCCTAAGCGAAGCGGTCGAACCTGCGGGAGATGTGTCCTGGAATTTTGAGAAATTTTTGATCGCCAGATCGGGGGAGGTCATGGGCCGTTACCGCAGCGGCATCGGCCCGGAAGATCCGCAACTGGTTGGCGATATCGAACGCGAGCTGGCGAAAAGTTAG
- a CDS encoding HHL1-like protein: MAEQSDPRAKGFGKPVEPAKPAAPKRRRAAPRLSDEEFQARRRYEAAEKKGEPTFEIFVRESGQDEWKAAGAIAVASNLVEQAIFDSEEKLRQSALRQYAALRKATNPLEYGFRRKEFPDDQIQLAQRPKPNLINKFRSFLSSKFGNAVKDSKVKGSKGNKQ, encoded by the coding sequence ATGGCAGAGCAATCGGACCCCCGAGCGAAAGGCTTCGGCAAACCCGTCGAGCCCGCCAAACCTGCCGCGCCCAAGCGCCGTCGTGCGGCACCGCGGCTGAGTGACGAAGAATTTCAGGCGCGCCGCCGCTACGAGGCGGCCGAGAAAAAGGGTGAGCCGACCTTTGAAATTTTCGTGCGCGAGTCCGGCCAGGACGAGTGGAAGGCGGCCGGGGCGATCGCCGTTGCTTCTAATCTCGTCGAGCAGGCGATTTTCGATTCCGAAGAAAAACTGCGCCAGAGCGCCCTCAGGCAGTACGCCGCTTTGCGCAAGGCCACCAATCCACTAGAGTACGGTTTTCGGCGCAAGGAATTTCCCGACGACCAGATCCAGCTTGCCCAGCGCCCAAAACCCAACTTGATCAACAAGTTCCGCAGCTTCCTGAGCAGCAAATTTGGCAATGCGGTCAAGGACAGCAAAGTTAAGGGCAGCAAAGGCAACAAGCAATAA
- a CDS encoding metal-sensitive transcriptional regulator, whose amino-acid sequence MSKKAVQGATHHLCMPAQSRQQAARRLAIAKGHLESIQKMLDDPEIYCIDVLRQLKAVQGALSRAGEVVLRGHLEAHVTTAYERGDQGRIVEELMEALKYH is encoded by the coding sequence ATGAGCAAAAAAGCCGTCCAGGGTGCCACCCACCATCTGTGCATGCCGGCGCAAAGCCGCCAACAGGCGGCCCGCCGGCTTGCGATTGCCAAAGGGCATCTGGAGAGCATCCAGAAGATGCTCGACGACCCAGAAATTTACTGCATCGATGTGCTTCGCCAGCTCAAGGCGGTGCAGGGAGCCCTCAGCCGGGCCGGGGAGGTGGTTCTGCGCGGTCACCTCGAAGCGCACGTCACCACCGCCTACGAGCGGGGCGACCAGGGCCGGATCGTCGAAGAACTGATGGAAGCGCTCAAGTACCATTGA
- a CDS encoding heavy-metal-associated domain-containing protein: MAIELKITGMTCAGCEESVAWILKAQPGVEAVAVDLSTGRAIVEGDTDPERLTAAVAAQGFGAELVEAR; this comes from the coding sequence ATGGCCATCGAGTTAAAGATCACCGGCATGACCTGCGCCGGTTGTGAGGAGAGCGTCGCCTGGATTCTCAAAGCGCAACCGGGCGTCGAGGCCGTGGCGGTAGATCTGAGCACCGGACGGGCAATCGTCGAAGGGGACACCGACCCTGAGCGGCTCACGGCGGCTGTCGCCGCCCAAGGGTTTGGAGCGGAATTGGTGGAGGCACGATGA